AAATCATTACCACTGCAATCTACTGTTGGCACCATGAGGATATGGCCATCCGTAATCTGACTGCTCAAAACTGAAAAAGATAATTGGCAATgttgaagacataattaagtaataagtATGCACTTTCGGACAACTTAAACTTTTAGATGAGATGGTCACACACTTCAACATTGGCATCGAGCAAGCAGGTTTCACGGCACCCTTTATCAAAAAGAATTTTCAGGTCTTTGGCCCGTGAAAAACAATTATGCTCGCACGTGAGCGAGCGTGTGAAGACATAAGTAATATAACTGTGCTCTCTATAGCAGTTTAAACTTTTAGATGACAGTCACACACTTTAACAAGCAATGCCATGAAAAAGAATTAAGCTTGCACATGAAAGGGCGTgttgaagacataattaagtaataaaaaTATGTTCTCCAGAAGGCGAAATTATTCACGTTTTCAACTGTAATGAATTTGGCTTTTTCTTTTACCTACTTCAAGATACAAGGTTGCAAAATCCATGACCATAAACTGCTTGTTAAATCCATTGACTCATGAAAGCTATCTCTGCTGTAAGAAATCCACGTATCCTAATGTTCACGAATCTACTTTTATTCCTCTTCCTCAGCTGGACAGTCTCTGAGTTCTCCATACCATATAGTCAGAATGTCAGTAATCATGAGGTTCCTGGTACCAATTTTTAGCTCGACTGCAGGACTAGCAATATttctaaaactaaaatttactctAGGGCATGAACTAGGTGCACTTCTGTAAAATAGTCGCTGAAGCAAGCTCTAATTTTGAGATTTCCTTATCCAAATCCATTTGCATTCTTAGAAATGCCTCCAGGCTTTTGAGTTTGGACGATCATTTTATTTGAAGCAGAAGTAGTGTGAAACCAACAATCTTTTTGATGCCTTTTGTAACTCTATGGAAGTGACATCCTTTTACTTTTAGGACTAAGTACCTGAAAGTGGCCATTTGGTTTTGCGTTACTCCTTGCCTCGGGCTTTCATTTTTTTCACTAGGGCAATGACTAGTCTATTTATCTTGCACTGTGAGGTTTACAGCTGTGTTTGTCCTCCGAATTAATATCTTCTTTGAGGACTCAGTCATGTTCTTTTCGAGTGAATTTGAGTTTAACCTGGATTATTTCTACATAAAAGTTTTATTTCATTGTTCTTGTTTTCCTACTGATGCTTCTTAATGAGTAAAAGAGAGGTTAAGTAGTGATGAAGCTTACTCTGCTTGAAATAGCAATCCTCCCTTTCTATCTTCTTTATCCTGTTTAAATGGCCAATAGCAGAAATTTCAGATCTTGGTTTATTATCAGATAGTTACAGCAGTAGTCTATTTTTGTGGTTTCAGGGttaatttgacattttgggatgaGTTGGCTAGTGTTGCCAATCAGCATGTAGAGAAAGGACACCAGATTTATGTCTCTGGTCGCCTAATCTCAGATACAGTTGAAGGTGATGATGGGAAACAGCAGACATATTATAAGGTAgctttattttaatttttcttttagtgTTATGGTAACATCACGTTTGTTCATTTTCTTATTGACTGTGAACTTTTATGGTCTCTTTTGGCAGGTTGTGGTTCAGCAATTAAATTTTGTTGAAAAGACCTCTCCTTCTGTTGCCTCGTATAATGGGGACTCTAATTCCATGGCACCAAGTAAATAACACTTCTTTACCTAAATACTTCGTTACTGCTAGAGCTGTGTACACATCCTTCTGGAATTAAATTTTAAAGAGATTTTTACCTGTGGCTTTGCAGGTAGAAAGCAAAATAATTATCCCGCAAATACCACTGGATCCACAGAGGAGTTATGGCAAGCTTTCTTTGCTAATCCGCTGGAATGGTGGGATAATAGGAAGAACAAGGTACCCCAGTAAATCATTAAGTTGTCAATTGTGGTAGCATCACTAATTTGGCTTAGTTTCCTTGCATCATAATCAAGTTGCACTTATTTACTTGTCTTTGTTGGTGCATGTGTTATGCATGCGTGTGACACGCTTGTAGCAGAATTGAGCTTTTGAATGCCATATGCTTCATCTAGTGTAACTCCTATTTTTTGGTAAAATTTAGTGCTAATTCTAGAGATAAAAAAAGTGCACTTTTGCTTAGGAGGAAGGAAGACAAACTAAAAGCAAAAGATAGTCTGAATGTTTTATGCACCTATCTAATATAgtaataaaaatcaaaatattgtTCGAAATGTGAACTTGGGTGTTCAAATTTCAAGATTGACTAGATTTCACAATGTTATTTTGTTTTGCTAGTACTAACATCCGGCACACGAAAGAAATACTAAATGATATTATTTCCTTACGCAGCGGAGTCCAAACTATCCAGACTTCAAGCACAAAGATACAGGTGAAGCATTGTGGGTAGAAGGCAGGTATAATCCAACATGGGTAAAATCTCAACTTGCAGTACTGGATTCAAAGATGGAATCTTTTCATGATCAAAATGGCAGCGCGAATGCAGACTTCATGTCCATGGAAAATTTCCAATTTTAGCTGTTCTCCATTTGATTTTGGCTGTACTTTCAAATATACTCTTGTATAGTTTTGTTTCTTCAAGTAGTAACATAAAATTTTGTGTTGTCTGTTTGCTAGTATtgcttttcaaggaatttagtaTTCACAGGGAAGTTTGTGAATCATTCTACGGCG
This genomic stretch from Nicotiana sylvestris chromosome 9, ASM39365v2, whole genome shotgun sequence harbors:
- the LOC104221540 gene encoding protein OSB1, mitochondrial-like produces the protein MALEQTIALTNNFFSSTPRSPFTRTHIPAKSLSFRLFSPLKKASRQTELAERGSIRCSFDYNRNGNSDVHVYEYERFAGRTQYPRPSEIQWNKELCNSVQLIGNVAAPVQIKHLNSGKVVAWTRLAVRKSQNDTTWVNLTFWDELASVANQHVEKGHQIYVSGRLISDTVEGDDGKQQTYYKVVVQQLNFVEKTSPSVASYNGDSNSMAPSRKQNNYPANTTGSTEELWQAFFANPLEWWDNRKNKRSPNYPDFKHKDTGEALWVEGRYNPTWVKSQLAVLDSKMESFHDQNGSANADFMSMENFQF